The proteins below are encoded in one region of Apium graveolens cultivar Ventura chromosome 4, ASM990537v1, whole genome shotgun sequence:
- the LOC141717979 gene encoding kinesin-like protein KIN-14C, producing MERQASMDVFQPSHDKQRTILIEWLNNTLSNANLPANTSDEDLRAFLDDGSVLCQLLNKYKPGSVESSGSGNFSKTGPENVKRFLAAMYEMGLPTFQLRDIEKGSMKIVVDCLLTLRSRLIVNGGGYELSAASLARLSSVTHKGVSESNFSHVLRSPVKSGHNFQDVFQIKHGCYADIPSAKISEMINSNRLDNAPTQSLLSAVNGILEEGGQRKNGEIPQRVACLLRKVVQEIERRISTQAEHLKTQNQLFKVREEKYQARIRVLEALAAGTGEETQTRRTLTEGRNKADVQDVQKLINQKDTNNYEIESFKKDDINDNGIASLKKDNNNHESVSVEKEDNNNHKVVSLEKEDRNNYEILFLRKDLETTKKNYEQLRLQMETTAKESQEIESLKEELKMTKKNYDQLRIQMDPDTNGSHNITSVMQELETTKKNYEQLRLQMETIQGSSENESLKKDLEIAKNNYDQLCLQMDTDANRSHDINSLKQELETTRNEYEQHCLQMQTEAKGVQQDLEMKLNEVQQYLTDSKNIIKELETTAESNSQRWNKKEHIYQICAEFQIGLLQELKLSSVAVRQEVTQTQKSYMEDFSRLGTKIKELEKAAENYHAVLAENRKMHNELQDLKGNIRVYCRIRPLLPGQKAKQTIVDSVGDNGELTVVNPTKQGKESRRSFKFNQVYGSKATQVDVYSEIRPLVQSVLDGYNVCIFAYGQTGSGKTYTMSGPDGASEEEWGVNYRAMNDLFNISQRRGSTCAYEIGVQMVEIYNEQVRDLLSPDYGFLDFRTLGISSNSKASGLAVPDASMHPVQSSSDVMDYMEIGLKNRAKSSTAMNERSSRSHSVLTVHARGTDLKSGSILHGNLHLVDLAGSERIDRSEVTGDRLKEAQHINKSLAALGDVIFALAQKSSHVPYRNSKLTQVLQSSLGGQAKTIMFVQLNPEAISFTESLSTLKFAERVSGVELGAARSSKEGKDVKELMEQVASLKDTIGKKDLEIEKLHLLKTGEKRAVATR from the exons ATGGAACGACAAGCATCCATGGATGTTTTTCAACCTAGTCATG ATAAACAGCGAACGATTCTTATCGAGTGGTTAAACAATACTCTTTCTAATGCTAATTTGCCAGCAAATACTTCGGATGAGGATTTGAGAGCATTCTTGGATGACGGTAGTGTTTTATGTCAGTTGTTGAATAAATATAAACCAGGGTCCGTTGAG TCTAGCGGTTCTGGCAATTTTTCAAAGACAGGTCCAGAAAATGTAAAAAGGTTTCTTGCTGCCATGTATGAGATGGGGTTGCCTACATTCCAACTCAGGGACATAGAAAAG GGATCAATGAAAATTGTCGTAGACTGTCTGCTAACACTTAGATCGCGGCTTATAGTGAATGGTGGAGGATATGAACTTTCTGCTGCTAGTTTAGCCAGACTATCTAGTGTGACGCACAAAGGTGTATCAGAGTCAAATTTTTCTCATGTATTGCGCAGTCCAGTCAAGTCAG GACATAACTTCCAGGACGTGTTTCAGATAAAGCATGGGTGCTACGCAGATATTCCTTCTGCAAAGATATCAGAAATGATAAACTCAAACCGTTTGGAT AATGCGCCAACACAGTCACTTTTAAGTGCCGTGAATGGAATTTTAGAGGAGGGCGGTCAAAGAAAGAATGGTGAAATACCTCAG CGTGTGGCATGCTTATTGAGAAAAGTAGTTCAAGAAATTGAGAGACGGATTTCTACTCAAGCAGAGCACCTGAAAACT CAAAACCAACTTTTCAAGGTACGGGAGGAGAAATACCAGGCAAGAATTAGAGTCCTGGAAGCTCTTGCAGCTGGGACTGGTGAAGAGACACAG ACTCGGAGGACTCTAACAGAAGGAAGAAATAAAGCTGATGTGCAAGATGTACAAAAGCTGATAAACCAAAAGGATACCAACAATTATGAAATTGAATCTTTCAAGAAGGACGATATCAATGATAATGGAATTGCATCTCTCAAGAAAGATAACAACAATCATGAAAGTGTGTCTGTCGAGAAGGAAGATAACAACAATCATAAAGTTGTGTCTCTTGAGAAGGAAGATAGAAACAATTATGAAATTTTATTTCTCAGGAAGGATCTGGAAACAACTAAGAAAAATTATGAGCAGCTTCGCTTGCAAATGGAAACAACAGCCAAGGAAAGCCAAGAAATTGAATCTTTGAAGGAAGAGTTAAAAATGACTAAAAAGAATTATGATCAGCTCCGCATACAAATGGATCCAGATACTAATGGATCCCACAATATTACTTCAGTAATGCAAGAGCTTGAAACAACTAAGAAAAATTATGAGCAGCTTCGTTTACAGATGGAAACAATTCAGGGAAGCTCAGAAAATGAATCTTTGAAGAAAGACTTAGAAATAGCTAAAAACAATTATGATCAGCTGTGCTTACAAATGGATACTGATGCTAATAGGTCCCATGATATTAATTCACTCAAGCAAGAGCTGGAAACAACTAGAAATGAATACGAGCAACACTGCTTGCAAATGCAAACAGAAGCTAAAGGGGTTCAACAAGATCTAGAGATGAAGCTAAACGAGGTTCAGCAGTACTTGACAGAttcaaaaaatataattaaagagCTTGAGACCACTGCAGAATCAAATAGTCAGCGGTGGAACAAAAAGGAGCACATTTACCAAATATGTGCGGAATTTCAGATAGGTCTTTTGCAG GAGCTAAAACTTTCTTCTGTAGCAGTCAGGCAGGAAGTTACACAGACACAAAAGAGTTACATGGAGGACTTTAGTCGCCTAG GGACAAAGATAAAGGAATTAGAAAAGGCAGCCGAAAACTATCATGCTGTCCTAGCTGAAAATAGGAAGATGCATAATGAGCTCCAAGACCTAAAAG GAAATATTAGAGTGTATTGTCGGATAAGGCCACTCCTCCCTGGACAGAAGGCAAAACAGACGATTGTTGATTCCGTGGGTGATAATGGGGAGCTAACAGTTGTAAATCCAACAAAACAAGGAAAAGAAAGTCGGCGTTCATTTAAGTTCAATCAAGTCTATGGGTCAAAAGCAACTCAAG TGGATGTATATTCCGAAATCCGACCCCTCGTACAATCTGTTTTGGATGGATATAATGTATGTATATTTGCATATGGTCAGACTGGTTCAGGGAAAACATACACTATG TCGGGCCCTGATGGAGCCTCTGAGGAGGAATGGGGCGTCAACTATCGAGCTATGAATGACCTTTTTAATATTTCTCAGAGAAGGGGAAGCACTTGTGCGTATGAAATAGGAGTTCAGATGGTTGAAATATATAATGAACAAGTTCGTGATTTATTGTCACCTG ACTATGGTTTCCTTGATTTCCGCACACTAGGGATTTCATCCAACTCCAAAGCAAGTGGATTAGCTGTCCCTGATGCTAGCATGCATCCTGTACAATCAAGCTCTGACGTTATGGACTATATGGAAATTGGACTGAAAAATAGAGCAAAAAGTTCCACTGCCATGAATGAAAGAAGCAGCCGATCCcacag TGTTTTAACAGTCCATGCTCGTGGGACAGATTTAAAGTCAGGCTCCATATTACATGGTAATCTCCACTTGGTAGATCTTGCTGGAAGTGAAAGGATAGACCGTTCTGAGGTAACTGGAGATCGACTTAAGGAAGCACAACATATAAACAAATCTTTGGCAGCACTTGGAGATGTCATCTTCGCTTTGGCACAAAAAAGTTCTCATGTTCCATATCGAAATAGCAAACTCACTCAAGTTCTTCAAAGTTCGCTTG GTGGCCAAGCAAAGACAATTATGTTTGTACAGCTTAATCCCGAAGCTATCTCATTCACGGAAAGCCTAAGTACCTTGAAGTTTGCTGAAAGGGTTTCCGGAGTTGAGCTTGGTGCCGCACGTAGCAGCAAAGAGGGTAAAGATGTCAAAGAATTGATGGAACAG GTTGCATCCCTAAAAGATACAATTGGAAAGAAAGACTTGGAGATTGAAAAGTTGCATCTGCTCAAAACTGGTGAGAAACGAGCCGTTGCAACAAG ATGA